The Candidatus Saganbacteria bacterium genome contains a region encoding:
- a CDS encoding NUDIX hydrolase: MKKTRLIHRAKIFDVVKKRVKLPNGNCPELVIIEHPGAVLVVPFLNDNEIVMIRQYRPAVERFIWELPAGTLEKGESPVKCAKRELIEEIGYCAKKIVHLYNIIPAPGYSSEILKYYAAFGLKKVKKQSQNDEVIREEIFNKKQIRKMFESGKIVDSKTITALAIVGWL; the protein is encoded by the coding sequence ATGAAAAAGACAAGACTGATCCACAGGGCCAAGATATTTGACGTCGTAAAGAAGCGCGTCAAGCTGCCCAACGGGAACTGCCCGGAACTGGTGATAATAGAACATCCGGGTGCTGTCCTTGTCGTGCCTTTTTTAAACGATAACGAGATCGTGATGATCCGCCAGTACAGGCCGGCCGTAGAAAGGTTCATCTGGGAGCTTCCGGCGGGCACACTTGAAAAAGGGGAAAGCCCGGTCAAATGCGCGAAAAGGGAGCTGATAGAGGAGATCGGGTACTGCGCGAAGAAGATCGTGCATCTTTATAATATTATCCCGGCGCCGGGATATTCTTCGGAGATATTGAAATATTACGCCGCGTTCGGCCTTAAAAAGGTCAAGAAACAAAGCCAGAACGACGAGGTCATCAGAGAAGAGATCTTCAACAAGAAACAGATCAGAAAGATGTTCGAGAGCGGAAAGATAGTGGACAGCAAAACGATAACGGCGCTGGCGATAGTGGGATGGCTATGA
- a CDS encoding type II toxin-antitoxin system VapC family toxin: MRRILDAHALMAFLEKEEGSEKVGDIFVDAMEKDSDLLMTTVNWGEVYYIVFREFGKDKADEIARIINTFPIKTVDVDLQISRQAAVFKAGNKLSYADCFAAALAKLTKGEVVTGDKEFKTLEDEVKICWIS; encoded by the coding sequence ATGAGGCGGATACTGGACGCGCACGCGCTGATGGCTTTTCTTGAAAAAGAAGAGGGGTCTGAGAAGGTCGGGGATATATTCGTCGACGCGATGGAGAAGGACAGCGACCTTCTGATGACAACGGTGAACTGGGGAGAGGTTTATTACATCGTTTTCAGGGAATTCGGAAAAGACAAGGCCGATGAGATAGCGCGCATCATTAATACATTCCCCATAAAGACCGTCGACGTTGATCTTCAAATATCCAGACAGGCGGCTGTCTTTAAAGCCGGGAACAAATTATCATATGCTGACTGTTTTGCCGCGGCTCTGGCCAAGCTCACAAAAGGAGAAGTGGTCACAGGCGACAAAGAATTCAAAACCCTTGAAGATGAAGTAAAAATATGTTGGATCAGCTGA
- a CDS encoding AbrB/MazE/SpoVT family DNA-binding domain-containing protein: MTKATVTTKGQIVIPAKMRERLSIRTGTKLYVEENGNEIILKPVTSTYIKEQEGILKTGGKLSRELLRERVKDRKREK, translated from the coding sequence ATGACTAAGGCAACTGTCACGACAAAGGGCCAGATAGTAATACCGGCCAAAATGCGCGAGAGATTGAGCATCAGGACCGGCACAAAGCTGTATGTTGAGGAGAACGGAAATGAGATCATTCTCAAACCGGTGACTTCAACATATATAAAGGAACAGGAGGGGATACTAAAGACCGGAGGGAAACTCTCCAGAGAACTTCTTCGTGAGCGCGTTAAAGACAGGAAAAGGGAGAAATAG